In Maniola jurtina chromosome 2, ilManJurt1.1, whole genome shotgun sequence, the following proteins share a genomic window:
- the LOC123873998 gene encoding phosphatidate phosphatase LPIN2 isoform X1, translated as MYSMNYIGKFIAKFYNEINGATLTGAIDVVVVEQPDGSFTCSPFHVRFGKLGVLRSRFKVVDLELNGEPLNIHMKLGESGEAFFVEEVGEDEAECAAHLATSPIPATRFDDLYEPRRRNSLSAVEPDHGQASDYTKRRYTADGKSMQKPDLSKLGKNKKDDKKTVDDHDNEALFEMDGLNEGSSDWTDSKPKTFAATQLGAAESEANQTVQKISEHNDFRPIDAPSQEDLKPNNGNGKKKKKTRKVSSKKKHQRKSSTSSISSQSDLPSSEQRSSQPTSIPNTTDINFFSDTEVVTGGLSEEMSNLNLKGDNRIPLALSDTAFEVHSASRHSKGSRHGTPVQSDTEMELQRAANGDKSSQSWRWGELPEPPLRGAQIACPESPGSPASPAEPASPTEPLSSDEERTERRGVLSGMFRFMSTREAADTAPGGVYLDDLDRGQVDPDLYFPKHHADRYRTVGGNAGIQAGPTEEEYESGNGPSLPQSPNSPASLDAPTLDSDDDEKLLAKGQVSVMAREGAVSRALSYEEFCMQGAALASTGQLEVRLGTRRMPWRSAGPLLLSLLAYRRPLPNRVLEELEKGEKGEESASSRADEAKPRSYSWWYWRRSNTDKRSESSQPKDDIQDVTPQSDTAKSLTPKTGSVDEDQVDHWTEGKMEPPKHVTDVDPVVKFEEVMDVEETTPMIPTREVSVRHDHSSSDSEHETHHMRTSRRQSSFRKTLRLSSDQIKKLNLREGMNEMVFSVTTAYQGTTRCKCNVFRWRHDDKVVISDIDGTITKSDVLGHIFPLVGKDWAQSGVAQLFTKIKNNGYQLLYLSARAIGQARVTREYLRSIKQGEVCLPDGPLLLNPTSLLRAFHREVIEKKPEEFKIQCLADIKALFPAGSNPFYAGYGNRVNDVCAYQAVGIPIVRIFTINYKGELKHELTQTFQSTYSHMSVLVDQVFPPAQCEPSDEFSQCAYWREPLPLLDLPAHAAPAPH; from the exons GTTGACTTAGAGCTAAATGGAGAGCCGCTGAACATTCACATGAAACTGGGAGAGTCTGGCGAAGCGTTCTTCGTGGAGGAAGTCGGGGAGGACGAGGCGGAGTGCGCGGCCCACCTCGCCACCTCGCCGATACCTGCCACGCGCTTCGATGACTTGTACGAACCCCGCCGACGGAACTCGCTCTCTGCTGTGGAACCTGATCACGGACAAGCTTCGGACTATACTAAGAGAAG ATACACTGCTGATGGAAAGTCTATGCAGAAACCAGACTTGAGTAAATTaggcaaaaataaaaaggatgaCAAAAAGACAGTTGACGATCATGACAATGAGGCTCTGTTCGAAATGGACGGCCTGAACGAAGGCTCGTCTGATTGGACAGACTCGAAACCAAAGACATTCGCGGCCACGCAGCTCGGCGCGGCTGAGAGCGAGGCCAACCAAACGGTGCAGAAGATAAGCGAGCATAACGATTTCCGACCCATCGACGCTCCCAGCCAAGAAGATCTCAAACCAAACAACGGTAAcggaaagaagaagaagaagacgagAAAAGTGAGCTCGAAGAAGAAGCACCAAAGAAAATCATCGACCAGTTCGATTTCTAGTCAATCTGATCTCCCCAGTTCCGAGCAGCGCTCTTCACAGCCGACCTCCATTCCTAACACCACCGATATCAACTTCTTCAGCGACACTGAAGTTGTCACAGGCGGTCTTAG CGAAGAGATGTCCAACTTGAACCTGAAGGGTGACAATCGCATCCCACTGGCTCTATCGGACACCGCGTTCGAGGTGCACTCCGCCTCGAGACACTC caAGGGATCTCGTCATGGAACACCAGTTCAGTCAGACACAGAAATGGAATTACAAAGAGCTGCGAATGGGGATAAATCGTCCCAGTCGTGGCGGTGGGGAGAATTACCTGAGCCCCCATTACGCGGAGCGCAGATCGCGTGCCCGGAGTCCCCAGGGTCTCCCGCGTCCCCAGCGGAGCCCGCGTCCCCAACTGAGCCCTTAAGTTCTGATGAAGAACGGACGGAACGCCGTGGAGTGTTGAGTGGCATGTTCAG GTTCATGTCAACGCGCGAGGCTGCGGACACTGCGCCCGGAGGGGTCTACCTCGACGACCTGGATCGCGGTCAAGTCGATCCCGATTTATACTTTCCCAAGCACCACGCGGATCGTTATCGGACAG TTGGTGGTAACGCTGGCATACAAGCCGGGCCTACGGAGGAAGAGTACGAGTCGGGCAACGGGCCGTCGCTGCCGCAATCGCCCAACTCGCCCGCCTCGCTCGACGCGCCCACCCTCGACTCGGACGACGACGAGAAACTGCTTGCCAA GGGCCAGGTGTCAGTGATGGCACGAGAGGGCGCGGTGTCGCGCGCGCTCAGCTACGAGGAGTTCTGCATGCAAGGCGCCGCGCTCGCCAGCACGGGGCAGCTTGAAGTGCGGCTGGGCACGCGCCGCATGCCGTGGCGCAGCGCCGGCCCGCTGCTGCTGAGCTTGCTGGCTTACCGCCGACCGCTGCCTAAC CGAGTGTTGGAGGAGCTAGAGAAAGGCGAGAAGGGCGAGGAGTCAGCGAGCAGCCGCGCGGACGAGGCCAAGCCGCGCTCCTACTCGTGGTGGTACTGGCGACGCTCCAACACCGACAAAAG GTCAGAATCGTCGCAGCCCAAAGACGATATTCAAGATGTAACACCACAGAGTGACACAGCTAAAAGCTTGACACCAAAAACAGGTTCAGTCGACGAAGACCAGGTAGACCACTGGACGGAGGGGAAGATGGAGCCGCCCAAACATGTGACCGATGTCGACCCAGTCGTCAAATTTGAGGAAGTAATGGATGTCGAGGAAACTACGCCAATGATTCCTACTC GTGAGGTCTCGGTGCGTCATGATCACAGTTCGTCGGACTCGGAGCACGAAACGCATCACATGAGGACATCGCGGCGACAGTCCTCCTTTCGCAAGACCTTGCGGCTCTCTTCTGACCAAATT AAAAAGCTGAATCTCCGCGAGGGCATGAACGAGATGGTGTTCAGCGTGACAACGGCGTACCAGGGCACCACGCGCTGCAAGTGCAACGTGTTCCGCTGGCGCCACGACGACAAGGTCGTCATATCCGACATCGACGGCACCATCACCAA GTCGGACGTGCTGGGCCACATCTTCCCGCTGGTGGGCAAGGACTGGGCGCAGTCAGGCGTGGCGCAGCTCTTCACCAAGATCAAGAACAACGGCTACCAGCTGCTCTACCTGTCCGCGCGCGCCATTGGACAAGCAAGG gtGACCCGAGAATACCTACGCTCAATAAAGCAAGGTGAAGTGTGCCTACCGGACGGGCCCCTGCTGCTGAACCCCACGTCCCTGCTGCGCGCCTTCCACCGGGAGGTCATCGAGAAGAAGCCAGAGGAGTTCAAGATCCAGTGTCTCGCTGATATCAAGGCGCTGTTCCCGGCGGGCTCCAACCCGTTCTACGCGGGATATGGCAATAGAGTCAAT GATGTCTGCGCGTACCAGGCCGTCGGCATTCCCATCGTGAGGATATTCACGATCAACTACAAGGGGGAGCTCAAGCACGAGCTAACCCAGACATTCCAGTCGAC GTACTCGCATATGTCGGTGTTAGTGGACCAGGTGTTCCCGCCGGCGCAGTGCGAGCCGAGCGACGAATTCTCTCAGTGCGCGTACTGGCGCGAGCCGCTGCCCTTACTGGACTTGCCTGCCCACGCGGCGCCCGCTCCGCATTAG
- the LOC123873998 gene encoding phosphatidate phosphatase LPIN2 isoform X2 has protein sequence MYSMNYIGKFIAKFYNEINGATLTGAIDVVVVEQPDGSFTCSPFHVRFGKLGVLRSRFKVVDLELNGEPLNIHMKLGESGEAFFVEEVGEDEAECAAHLATSPIPATRFDDLYEPRRRNSLSAVEPDHGQASDYTKRRYTADGKSMQKPDLSKLGKNKKDDKKTVDDHDNEALFEMDGLNEGSSDWTDSKPKTFAATQLGAAESEANQTVQKISEHNDFRPIDAPSQEDLKPNNGNGKKKKKTRKVSSKKKHQRKSSTSSISSQSDLPSSEQRSSQPTSIPNTTDINFFSDTEVVTGGLSKGSRHGTPVQSDTEMELQRAANGDKSSQSWRWGELPEPPLRGAQIACPESPGSPASPAEPASPTEPLSSDEERTERRGVLSGMFRFMSTREAADTAPGGVYLDDLDRGQVDPDLYFPKHHADRYRTVGGNAGIQAGPTEEEYESGNGPSLPQSPNSPASLDAPTLDSDDDEKLLAKGQVSVMAREGAVSRALSYEEFCMQGAALASTGQLEVRLGTRRMPWRSAGPLLLSLLAYRRPLPNRVLEELEKGEKGEESASSRADEAKPRSYSWWYWRRSNTDKRSESSQPKDDIQDVTPQSDTAKSLTPKTGSVDEDQVDHWTEGKMEPPKHVTDVDPVVKFEEVMDVEETTPMIPTREVSVRHDHSSSDSEHETHHMRTSRRQSSFRKTLRLSSDQIKKLNLREGMNEMVFSVTTAYQGTTRCKCNVFRWRHDDKVVISDIDGTITKSDVLGHIFPLVGKDWAQSGVAQLFTKIKNNGYQLLYLSARAIGQARVTREYLRSIKQGEVCLPDGPLLLNPTSLLRAFHREVIEKKPEEFKIQCLADIKALFPAGSNPFYAGYGNRVNDVCAYQAVGIPIVRIFTINYKGELKHELTQTFQSTYSHMSVLVDQVFPPAQCEPSDEFSQCAYWREPLPLLDLPAHAAPAPH, from the exons GTTGACTTAGAGCTAAATGGAGAGCCGCTGAACATTCACATGAAACTGGGAGAGTCTGGCGAAGCGTTCTTCGTGGAGGAAGTCGGGGAGGACGAGGCGGAGTGCGCGGCCCACCTCGCCACCTCGCCGATACCTGCCACGCGCTTCGATGACTTGTACGAACCCCGCCGACGGAACTCGCTCTCTGCTGTGGAACCTGATCACGGACAAGCTTCGGACTATACTAAGAGAAG ATACACTGCTGATGGAAAGTCTATGCAGAAACCAGACTTGAGTAAATTaggcaaaaataaaaaggatgaCAAAAAGACAGTTGACGATCATGACAATGAGGCTCTGTTCGAAATGGACGGCCTGAACGAAGGCTCGTCTGATTGGACAGACTCGAAACCAAAGACATTCGCGGCCACGCAGCTCGGCGCGGCTGAGAGCGAGGCCAACCAAACGGTGCAGAAGATAAGCGAGCATAACGATTTCCGACCCATCGACGCTCCCAGCCAAGAAGATCTCAAACCAAACAACGGTAAcggaaagaagaagaagaagacgagAAAAGTGAGCTCGAAGAAGAAGCACCAAAGAAAATCATCGACCAGTTCGATTTCTAGTCAATCTGATCTCCCCAGTTCCGAGCAGCGCTCTTCACAGCCGACCTCCATTCCTAACACCACCGATATCAACTTCTTCAGCGACACTGAAGTTGTCACAGGCGGTCTTAG caAGGGATCTCGTCATGGAACACCAGTTCAGTCAGACACAGAAATGGAATTACAAAGAGCTGCGAATGGGGATAAATCGTCCCAGTCGTGGCGGTGGGGAGAATTACCTGAGCCCCCATTACGCGGAGCGCAGATCGCGTGCCCGGAGTCCCCAGGGTCTCCCGCGTCCCCAGCGGAGCCCGCGTCCCCAACTGAGCCCTTAAGTTCTGATGAAGAACGGACGGAACGCCGTGGAGTGTTGAGTGGCATGTTCAG GTTCATGTCAACGCGCGAGGCTGCGGACACTGCGCCCGGAGGGGTCTACCTCGACGACCTGGATCGCGGTCAAGTCGATCCCGATTTATACTTTCCCAAGCACCACGCGGATCGTTATCGGACAG TTGGTGGTAACGCTGGCATACAAGCCGGGCCTACGGAGGAAGAGTACGAGTCGGGCAACGGGCCGTCGCTGCCGCAATCGCCCAACTCGCCCGCCTCGCTCGACGCGCCCACCCTCGACTCGGACGACGACGAGAAACTGCTTGCCAA GGGCCAGGTGTCAGTGATGGCACGAGAGGGCGCGGTGTCGCGCGCGCTCAGCTACGAGGAGTTCTGCATGCAAGGCGCCGCGCTCGCCAGCACGGGGCAGCTTGAAGTGCGGCTGGGCACGCGCCGCATGCCGTGGCGCAGCGCCGGCCCGCTGCTGCTGAGCTTGCTGGCTTACCGCCGACCGCTGCCTAAC CGAGTGTTGGAGGAGCTAGAGAAAGGCGAGAAGGGCGAGGAGTCAGCGAGCAGCCGCGCGGACGAGGCCAAGCCGCGCTCCTACTCGTGGTGGTACTGGCGACGCTCCAACACCGACAAAAG GTCAGAATCGTCGCAGCCCAAAGACGATATTCAAGATGTAACACCACAGAGTGACACAGCTAAAAGCTTGACACCAAAAACAGGTTCAGTCGACGAAGACCAGGTAGACCACTGGACGGAGGGGAAGATGGAGCCGCCCAAACATGTGACCGATGTCGACCCAGTCGTCAAATTTGAGGAAGTAATGGATGTCGAGGAAACTACGCCAATGATTCCTACTC GTGAGGTCTCGGTGCGTCATGATCACAGTTCGTCGGACTCGGAGCACGAAACGCATCACATGAGGACATCGCGGCGACAGTCCTCCTTTCGCAAGACCTTGCGGCTCTCTTCTGACCAAATT AAAAAGCTGAATCTCCGCGAGGGCATGAACGAGATGGTGTTCAGCGTGACAACGGCGTACCAGGGCACCACGCGCTGCAAGTGCAACGTGTTCCGCTGGCGCCACGACGACAAGGTCGTCATATCCGACATCGACGGCACCATCACCAA GTCGGACGTGCTGGGCCACATCTTCCCGCTGGTGGGCAAGGACTGGGCGCAGTCAGGCGTGGCGCAGCTCTTCACCAAGATCAAGAACAACGGCTACCAGCTGCTCTACCTGTCCGCGCGCGCCATTGGACAAGCAAGG gtGACCCGAGAATACCTACGCTCAATAAAGCAAGGTGAAGTGTGCCTACCGGACGGGCCCCTGCTGCTGAACCCCACGTCCCTGCTGCGCGCCTTCCACCGGGAGGTCATCGAGAAGAAGCCAGAGGAGTTCAAGATCCAGTGTCTCGCTGATATCAAGGCGCTGTTCCCGGCGGGCTCCAACCCGTTCTACGCGGGATATGGCAATAGAGTCAAT GATGTCTGCGCGTACCAGGCCGTCGGCATTCCCATCGTGAGGATATTCACGATCAACTACAAGGGGGAGCTCAAGCACGAGCTAACCCAGACATTCCAGTCGAC GTACTCGCATATGTCGGTGTTAGTGGACCAGGTGTTCCCGCCGGCGCAGTGCGAGCCGAGCGACGAATTCTCTCAGTGCGCGTACTGGCGCGAGCCGCTGCCCTTACTGGACTTGCCTGCCCACGCGGCGCCCGCTCCGCATTAG